The following coding sequences are from one Crateriforma spongiae window:
- a CDS encoding cytochrome c oxidase subunit 3 — MSTTDVQTTETGASASASSDSTHGHDHDHPSFLAHHFDTPEQQFDSGKLGMWLFLVTEVLFFSGMFCAYAIFRMLRPEVFEGCSQFLNTKLGAINTGVLLFSSLTMAWAVRCAQTEEYKKLTALLATTLSCAMVFLGVKSIEYSHKWGMGLNPAGLFTYDPANPHPGGHPNYLLWLCIPFIAITIGVAIWLVVSFLKKNTFQFECAKPLLVVCLSFFAGVGLGTILESGESAEHHAAAGDHGDGDAHAEHGDGDHADHAVADHDADVDSAVAAMEDSGDLVALETLAADESNTGLQNQLDARRRQYEVAGSSVVSDVDEVDGTIEKATQNVFTPRTAGVFFSIYYCMTGIHAIHILAGIGVLVWLLVRSIRQDFNRQYFGPVDYVGLYWHLVDLIWIYLFPLLYLIR, encoded by the coding sequence ATGTCAACCACTGATGTTCAAACGACGGAGACCGGTGCTTCAGCGTCCGCGTCGTCCGATTCGACCCACGGGCATGATCACGATCACCCGTCGTTCCTGGCTCACCACTTCGACACGCCCGAGCAGCAGTTCGACAGTGGAAAGTTGGGCATGTGGCTGTTTTTGGTCACGGAAGTCCTGTTTTTCAGCGGGATGTTCTGTGCCTATGCGATCTTTCGGATGTTGCGGCCGGAGGTCTTTGAAGGCTGCAGCCAGTTCCTGAACACCAAGCTGGGCGCGATCAACACGGGCGTCCTGCTGTTCAGTTCGCTGACCATGGCGTGGGCCGTTCGATGTGCCCAAACGGAAGAGTACAAGAAGCTGACCGCCCTGCTGGCCACGACGCTGTCCTGTGCGATGGTTTTCTTGGGCGTGAAGTCGATCGAGTACTCGCACAAGTGGGGCATGGGTCTGAACCCGGCCGGTCTGTTCACTTACGACCCGGCCAACCCTCATCCCGGCGGTCACCCCAACTATTTGTTGTGGCTGTGCATTCCGTTCATCGCGATCACGATCGGCGTGGCCATCTGGTTGGTCGTTTCGTTTTTGAAGAAGAACACGTTCCAGTTTGAATGTGCCAAGCCGCTGTTGGTCGTCTGCCTCAGCTTCTTCGCCGGCGTCGGGCTGGGAACGATCTTGGAAAGCGGCGAATCTGCCGAACACCACGCCGCCGCCGGTGATCACGGCGACGGGGATGCCCACGCGGAACATGGTGATGGCGACCACGCGGACCACGCAGTGGCGGATCATGATGCCGATGTGGATTCGGCCGTTGCCGCAATGGAAGATTCGGGCGATCTGGTTGCTCTGGAAACCCTGGCGGCCGACGAATCCAACACCGGGCTTCAAAACCAACTGGACGCCCGACGTCGACAGTACGAAGTTGCCGGCAGTTCCGTGGTCAGCGACGTTGACGAAGTGGACGGTACGATCGAGAAGGCGACACAGAACGTGTTCACGCCTCGGACCGCCGGAGTCTTCTTCAGCATCTATTACTGTATGACTGGCATCCACGCGATTCACATCTTGGCGGGGATCGGTGTTTTGGTTTGGTTGCTGGTGCGTTCGATTCGCCAGGACTTCAATCGTCAATACTTTGGCCCGGTGGATTACGTCGGACTGTATTGGCACTTGGTCGACTTGATTTGGATTTACCTGTTCCCGTTGCTGTACTTGATCCGCTAA